The following proteins are encoded in a genomic region of Fervidobacterium pennivorans DSM 9078:
- a CDS encoding UPF0280 family protein, with product MEFEFEGKMRKKHYGYVGQVDKFQEIQMSQRKLRIVKKFYRNYYSERFTRFYVKYKYTDLAIGVDKFNLQMLDGVYDLVRNHYKELERLREFNKEFFESFKPVDVSLFQPITDIILAMAEASKLAGVGPMAAVAGAFAESVGKYLLKIHGSKEVIVENGGDIYLNVRSEVRIGIFANFDSEFNKLSIILGPGEYGVCTSSGKIGHSVSFGNADAACVIARSAVIADAFATKYGNLIKSEKDFEKVLGLVKDDIDEKRYILGVLFVVKNKLLVYGNVRLSV from the coding sequence ATGGAGTTTGAATTCGAGGGAAAAATGCGAAAGAAACACTATGGGTATGTTGGGCAAGTTGATAAATTTCAAGAAATTCAGATGAGTCAAAGGAAGCTTAGAATCGTCAAAAAGTTTTACAGAAATTACTACTCGGAAAGATTCACAAGATTTTACGTTAAATACAAATACACCGACTTAGCAATAGGTGTTGATAAATTCAACCTCCAGATGCTCGATGGAGTTTATGATTTAGTTAGGAACCACTACAAAGAGCTTGAAAGATTAAGAGAATTCAACAAGGAGTTCTTTGAATCTTTCAAACCTGTTGATGTTTCTCTTTTTCAACCAATAACAGATATAATCCTCGCAATGGCTGAAGCGTCTAAATTAGCAGGAGTAGGACCGATGGCTGCCGTTGCTGGAGCTTTTGCTGAATCGGTTGGAAAGTATCTGTTGAAGATACACGGAAGCAAAGAGGTTATTGTAGAAAATGGTGGTGATATTTATTTAAACGTTCGAAGTGAGGTAAGAATAGGAATTTTTGCAAATTTTGATAGTGAATTCAACAAACTCTCTATTATTTTAGGACCTGGTGAATATGGGGTATGTACTTCTTCTGGAAAAATAGGCCATTCGGTAAGTTTTGGGAATGCCGATGCAGCTTGTGTAATAGCAAGGAGTGCAGTGATTGCTGATGCTTTCGCAACGAAATACGGGAATTTAATAAAAAGCGAGAAAGACTTTGAAAAGGTCTTGGGGCTTGTCAAGGATGATATCGATGAAAAAAGATATATATTGGGTGTATTGTTTGTTGTTAAGAATAAACTACTTGTTTACGGAAATGTGAGACTTTCAGTTTAG
- a CDS encoding aspartate kinase: MGSFIVVKFGGSNFKNFQGYCEVIAKIKEILEFEKEKTLVLVVSAAYGITDRLFNAVNNFQNIDVRTFLRELYDLHSSLLSMSNDGNSHQITEELKDLENKVFELEKIFDAVKLLHKVPDFAKDLIISYGERLNAYVLQKLLQKEGLDFELKMPEEWIITDGKFGNASVLLEPTKHLIEKRLNDWKNNHSIVPGFYGVSKDGDVTLLGRGGSDYTATVLAYALDANYVVLFKDVNGFLSGDPKIVENPILLEKLSYDELEELSYFGAKIVHSNAVEPLKNRSIPLYVCSFSGNFNLSKCTVVSNEKHRSERCVKSVSFTDDVAIVQFFGANLGRVPGVLGEISKSMAQFGLNIKFVITSQTAINLIVSKKDLPEVMRVAETLRLREIEKISYRTDKALVAVVGYGLLDTHGIAAKVFGALSKGEINVDMISAGASEVSMYFLVDAQNVKDAVRMVHNELFGED, encoded by the coding sequence ATGGGTAGTTTTATTGTAGTTAAGTTCGGTGGTTCGAACTTCAAAAACTTTCAAGGCTACTGCGAAGTAATAGCAAAAATTAAAGAAATACTCGAGTTTGAGAAGGAGAAAACGTTAGTGTTGGTTGTGAGTGCTGCTTATGGTATTACCGATAGATTGTTTAACGCGGTTAACAACTTTCAAAACATTGATGTTCGAACATTTTTGCGTGAACTTTACGATTTGCACTCTTCACTATTATCAATGAGTAATGATGGAAATTCGCATCAAATAACAGAAGAGCTTAAGGATTTGGAAAACAAAGTCTTTGAACTAGAGAAAATATTCGATGCGGTTAAATTACTTCACAAGGTGCCTGATTTTGCAAAAGATTTAATCATAAGCTATGGCGAACGTCTTAACGCATATGTGTTGCAAAAATTACTGCAAAAGGAAGGTCTTGATTTTGAACTTAAGATGCCGGAGGAGTGGATAATAACCGATGGAAAATTTGGAAATGCATCTGTGCTCCTTGAACCCACAAAACACTTGATTGAGAAACGCTTGAATGATTGGAAAAACAATCATTCCATAGTTCCTGGGTTTTATGGTGTATCGAAAGATGGTGATGTAACTCTCTTGGGACGTGGTGGGAGTGATTACACAGCCACTGTTTTGGCATATGCTTTAGATGCAAATTATGTTGTACTTTTCAAAGATGTCAACGGTTTTCTTAGCGGTGACCCGAAAATTGTTGAAAATCCAATATTGCTTGAAAAACTCAGTTACGATGAACTTGAGGAGCTCTCATATTTTGGTGCGAAGATTGTCCATTCAAATGCAGTGGAACCACTTAAGAACCGTTCAATACCATTGTATGTGTGCAGTTTTTCAGGAAATTTCAATCTCAGCAAATGCACGGTAGTTTCAAATGAAAAACATCGTTCTGAGAGGTGTGTGAAGAGTGTTTCGTTTACGGATGATGTAGCAATTGTTCAGTTCTTTGGGGCAAATTTGGGACGGGTTCCAGGTGTATTGGGTGAGATTTCAAAAAGTATGGCACAATTTGGTTTAAATATTAAGTTCGTTATCACATCCCAGACAGCGATAAATCTAATAGTTTCTAAAAAAGACCTCCCGGAAGTTATGAGAGTTGCTGAAACGCTTAGGCTTAGAGAAATAGAGAAAATTTCATACAGAACAGATAAGGCGCTTGTGGCAGTTGTAGGTTACGGTTTACTCGATACACATGGTATAGCAGCTAAAGTTTTTGGTGCGCTATCCAAAGGTGAGATAAACGTTGATATGATTTCCGCAGGTGCTTCGGAAGTTTCGATGTATTTCTTAGTTGATGCTCAGAACGTAAAAGACGCAGTTAGGATGGTCCACAATGAACTTTTTGGTGAGGATTAA
- the thpR gene encoding RNA 2',3'-cyclic phosphodiesterase — translation MRTFIAIDVNPEIREVAQEVIDKLISMGFKATWTKPENLHLTLFFLGEMDEKAVDSMAHALQKRLQGFPSFSTDLAGFGYFKFKHSPRVLFLKLEPTKSLQRLFLEMKSELNKNKIKYDEQGNFVPHVTLGRVKEYPNDWEKLVEGIQTPKITLVVDGITIYSSTLTPQGPIYKWVYKLKFEGGLIKNVR, via the coding sequence GTGAGAACGTTTATAGCTATTGACGTAAATCCAGAAATAAGGGAAGTTGCACAGGAGGTTATAGACAAACTTATTTCCATGGGGTTCAAGGCCACATGGACAAAACCGGAGAACCTTCATCTTACACTCTTTTTCCTTGGAGAGATGGACGAAAAAGCTGTTGATTCAATGGCTCATGCTCTTCAGAAAAGATTACAAGGTTTTCCCTCGTTCAGCACGGATTTAGCAGGTTTTGGCTATTTCAAATTCAAGCATTCTCCAAGAGTGCTATTTTTAAAACTTGAACCTACAAAATCTTTGCAGAGGTTATTCCTTGAAATGAAGTCAGAGCTTAACAAAAACAAAATCAAATACGATGAGCAAGGCAACTTCGTTCCACATGTTACTTTAGGCAGGGTAAAAGAATACCCAAATGATTGGGAAAAGTTGGTTGAAGGTATCCAAACGCCCAAGATAACGCTTGTAGTTGATGGAATAACGATTTACAGTTCCACATTAACACCACAAGGTCCCATTTACAAATGGGTCTACAAACTGAAATTTGAGGGAGGTCTGATTAAGAATGTCAGATGA
- a CDS encoding Mut7-C RNAse domain-containing protein, giving the protein METKITIRFFGSLVDLVGKQYVQLDAGINQTIKDCVERLGVPHTEVYFITLQKSFVRFDKIVKNGDMYFVYPECNLDIPKEYILTPKYEGVPKFILDIHLGKLARLLRMLGISAEYGVVDDNEIVSKALSENLIILTRDRGILKRNEVTYGYILRSDDPKTQLREVTLRYSLQNWFAPFTRCMECNGKLISVPKRDVQEHVPEKVRETFDEFAKCERCGKIYWGGTHYENMSVFIEKFLKDIPRKKF; this is encoded by the coding sequence ATGGAAACGAAAATAACAATCAGATTTTTTGGTAGTTTGGTCGACTTAGTTGGAAAACAATACGTACAGTTAGACGCTGGAATTAATCAAACAATAAAAGATTGTGTAGAGCGCCTCGGTGTTCCACACACCGAGGTATATTTTATAACGTTACAAAAAAGCTTTGTGCGTTTTGATAAAATCGTGAAAAATGGAGATATGTATTTTGTTTATCCAGAATGTAATTTGGATATACCAAAAGAATACATTTTAACCCCAAAATATGAAGGTGTTCCAAAATTTATTTTGGATATTCACCTTGGAAAGCTTGCAAGACTCCTAAGAATGCTTGGAATCAGTGCCGAGTATGGAGTTGTGGACGACAATGAAATCGTTTCAAAAGCACTCTCTGAAAATCTTATCATCCTTACAAGGGATAGGGGAATTTTGAAAAGAAACGAAGTGACTTATGGCTACATATTGCGCTCAGATGACCCCAAAACACAACTTAGGGAAGTAACTCTCAGATATAGCCTTCAAAATTGGTTTGCTCCATTCACAAGATGTATGGAATGCAACGGTAAATTAATAAGTGTTCCAAAAAGAGATGTCCAGGAACATGTTCCTGAAAAAGTCAGGGAAACATTTGACGAATTTGCCAAATGCGAAAGGTGTGGAAAAATCTACTGGGGTGGAACGCACTACGAGAACATGAGTGTGTTCATCGAAAAATTTTTGAAAGACATTCCCAGGAAAAAATTTTGA
- the rimO gene encoding 30S ribosomal protein S12 methylthiotransferase RimO — MKLYIVVLGCPKNEADFALFKHHIKQLGHEIVDDLDEADGVVIDTCGFILDAKQESIDTVLEFVEHKRKQQKEGRDFKIFVTGCLVQRYPKELPVEIPEVDGWFGVLPPKVLADNLEKTKKYVTDPIAVYDFEGRVDDDLPYAYVKIADGCDRACTFCTIPKFKGGFVSRKLEDIVKEVKHLVAHGKKEIILVAQDTTGYGVDLYGKSMLPELLKQLNDIPGDFWIRVMYMHPDHVTDEILEGFSYQKVVKYFDIPVQHGSEKILKLMNRTKTPEELEDLFEKIRTMYPEAVLRTSVIIGFPGETSQDFEELLEFIRRVEFDKLGAFMYSDEEDAPSYKLPHKVRPTTAQKRLDQLMEAQAEISFIRNQRYVGKVIDVLIEEEASGVLIGRGYMDAPEIDGNVFFKGSNLKGFVRVKITEADTYDLEGELV; from the coding sequence TTGAAATTATACATCGTGGTTTTGGGATGCCCAAAGAACGAGGCAGATTTTGCTCTATTTAAGCACCATATTAAACAACTTGGGCATGAAATTGTTGACGATTTAGATGAGGCAGACGGAGTAGTTATCGATACTTGTGGGTTCATATTAGATGCCAAGCAAGAGTCGATAGACACAGTTTTGGAATTCGTTGAACACAAAAGAAAACAACAAAAAGAAGGAAGAGATTTCAAAATATTTGTCACAGGATGTTTGGTCCAGCGATATCCCAAGGAGTTACCTGTAGAAATTCCAGAAGTAGACGGATGGTTTGGCGTCCTTCCACCAAAAGTGTTAGCGGACAACCTTGAGAAAACCAAAAAGTACGTAACGGATCCCATAGCTGTATACGATTTTGAAGGAAGGGTCGATGATGACCTTCCGTACGCGTATGTAAAGATAGCTGATGGTTGTGACCGTGCTTGTACTTTTTGTACAATACCAAAATTCAAGGGGGGTTTTGTAAGCAGAAAGCTCGAGGATATAGTAAAAGAAGTGAAACACTTGGTCGCACATGGAAAAAAAGAGATTATCTTGGTTGCTCAAGATACGACGGGATATGGTGTTGATTTGTACGGAAAATCGATGCTTCCAGAACTACTCAAGCAATTGAACGATATACCTGGAGACTTCTGGATAAGGGTTATGTACATGCATCCAGACCATGTAACGGACGAAATTCTTGAGGGGTTTTCATACCAAAAAGTAGTAAAGTACTTTGATATACCAGTCCAACATGGTAGCGAGAAGATTTTAAAACTTATGAACAGGACTAAAACACCAGAAGAACTCGAAGATTTGTTTGAGAAAATTAGGACGATGTACCCAGAAGCGGTGCTGAGAACATCGGTCATTATAGGATTCCCAGGAGAAACATCTCAGGATTTTGAAGAATTATTGGAGTTTATAAGACGTGTTGAGTTTGATAAGCTTGGAGCATTTATGTATTCAGATGAAGAAGACGCACCATCTTACAAATTACCACACAAAGTTCGTCCGACAACTGCTCAAAAAAGGTTGGATCAGTTAATGGAAGCACAAGCAGAGATTTCGTTTATTAGAAACCAAAGATATGTTGGAAAAGTTATCGATGTTTTGATTGAAGAAGAAGCCAGTGGAGTCCTCATAGGTCGCGGTTACATGGATGCTCCAGAGATAGATGGTAACGTCTTTTTTAAAGGTAGTAATTTAAAAGGGTTTGTAAGGGTTAAAATCACAGAGGCGGACACATATGATTTGGAGGGAGAGTTAGTTTGA
- a CDS encoding acylphosphatase produces MEGTIWKKWNVRGIVQGVGFRHFVKNVARAIGVKGYVKNEMDGSVTIVAGGNSEQLTELFKRVMEGNGWSSITDYDEEILPPQDYKDFHVEF; encoded by the coding sequence ATGGAAGGCACCATTTGGAAAAAGTGGAATGTTCGTGGTATTGTCCAGGGTGTGGGATTCAGACATTTCGTTAAGAACGTGGCACGTGCAATAGGTGTTAAAGGTTACGTGAAGAATGAAATGGATGGGAGTGTAACAATCGTTGCTGGAGGAAATTCGGAGCAACTAACTGAACTTTTCAAAAGGGTCATGGAAGGGAACGGTTGGAGTTCTATCACCGATTACGACGAAGAAATCTTGCCTCCACAAGATTACAAAGATTTCCATGTCGAGTTCTAA
- the recA gene encoding recombinase RecA, which produces MSDEMKKDVLKKAISKIEKQYGKGSIMILGEDNLVQSIEVIPSGSLAIDIASGVGGYPRGRIIEIYGPESSGKTTIALHAIASVQKLGGIAAFVDAEHALDLNYARNLGINLSELLISQPDYGEQALDIVDELVRSNAVDLIVIDSVAALVPRAEIEGAMGDAQIGLQARLMSQALRKLAGNVNKSKTVVIFINQTRMKIGVMYGNPETTTGGVALKFYATMRMEVRSSGKIVEGNEHIGNEVTIKFVKNKVAPPFKTTTVDIIYGKGIVRENELFNIAVNEGFIDRRGSWFTYEALDGKEHSLGQGKANAVSYLVEHPEIADEIEKRIREKYFSKPVSEETQVAEGTKNAEKATK; this is translated from the coding sequence ATGTCAGATGAAATGAAAAAGGATGTACTGAAAAAAGCTATCAGCAAAATTGAAAAACAGTATGGCAAAGGTTCTATAATGATTCTTGGTGAAGATAACCTCGTTCAAAGTATAGAGGTTATTCCAAGTGGTTCGCTCGCTATCGATATTGCATCAGGCGTTGGTGGTTATCCTCGTGGAAGAATCATAGAAATCTATGGTCCAGAATCAAGTGGTAAGACAACGATAGCGCTCCATGCTATCGCTTCTGTCCAAAAACTTGGCGGAATAGCTGCCTTCGTCGATGCAGAACACGCACTAGATTTGAATTATGCAAGAAACCTTGGAATAAACCTTTCTGAGCTTTTGATTTCACAGCCAGACTACGGCGAACAAGCACTCGACATCGTTGATGAACTGGTTAGAAGCAACGCTGTGGACCTTATTGTCATTGATTCGGTTGCAGCACTCGTTCCACGTGCTGAAATCGAAGGAGCAATGGGAGATGCGCAGATAGGTCTTCAAGCAAGGTTGATGTCGCAGGCACTTCGAAAACTCGCAGGAAATGTAAACAAATCCAAAACGGTAGTTATCTTTATTAACCAAACGCGTATGAAAATAGGGGTTATGTATGGCAATCCGGAAACAACCACTGGTGGAGTTGCGTTAAAGTTTTACGCGACGATGAGGATGGAAGTTAGGTCTTCAGGTAAGATAGTTGAAGGAAACGAACACATAGGAAACGAGGTAACGATTAAATTTGTGAAGAATAAGGTCGCACCTCCGTTTAAAACAACAACGGTCGATATTATCTACGGAAAAGGAATTGTTCGCGAAAATGAACTCTTCAACATCGCGGTGAACGAAGGATTTATAGACAGGCGAGGGAGTTGGTTCACGTACGAGGCACTCGATGGAAAAGAACATTCTCTTGGACAAGGGAAAGCAAACGCTGTAAGTTATCTTGTAGAACATCCCGAAATTGCGGATGAAATTGAAAAAAGAATACGCGAGAAATATTTCTCTAAACCGGTAAGTGAAGAAACGCAAGTTGCAGAAGGAACGAAGAATGCGGAAAAGGCGACAAAGTAA
- the pgsA gene encoding CDP-diacylglycerol--glycerol-3-phosphate 3-phosphatidyltransferase, with protein sequence MKLSNDTNVVFNLPNTISWLRIISTIFVVLLMYLNLYAWAFFLFLLAAISDYVDGYFARKLGQVTKLGKVLDQMSDKILITSIFVVFVEFGMLPGWLVVILVFRDTLVSTVRMVASEAGNIIAANIFGKLKTVSQMVLAIGLFVEKLDFLSLGLLFGKVNLVLVYFVAIVTILSGMLYLYQNRIYLNR encoded by the coding sequence TTGAAATTATCGAATGATACGAACGTTGTTTTCAATTTACCAAATACGATAAGTTGGTTGAGGATTATTTCAACAATTTTCGTTGTGCTGCTGATGTATCTTAACCTATATGCCTGGGCTTTCTTTTTATTCTTGTTAGCAGCCATTAGCGACTATGTGGACGGCTATTTCGCCAGAAAGCTCGGGCAGGTTACAAAACTTGGTAAGGTTCTTGACCAGATGAGTGATAAGATTTTAATTACGTCGATTTTTGTTGTTTTTGTAGAGTTTGGTATGCTCCCTGGTTGGCTCGTGGTTATATTGGTTTTTCGTGACACATTGGTTAGTACCGTTCGAATGGTTGCATCCGAAGCTGGGAACATCATCGCTGCTAATATTTTCGGCAAGCTGAAGACAGTATCACAGATGGTTCTGGCAATTGGGCTGTTCGTTGAAAAACTTGACTTTCTCTCTCTTGGCTTATTATTTGGAAAAGTGAATTTGGTTCTGGTATACTTTGTAGCCATTGTTACAATACTCTCGGGAATGCTTTATCTTTACCAAAATCGAATATACTTGAACCGCTGA
- a CDS encoding regulatory protein RecX, with amino-acid sequence MRKRRQSKYELQSNRNNLDSFESHNEWEDEKGYQNSKQLNRSSKKRAKSDPLSVALRFIKFRARSQWEVENRLKKEGFSDEVINQTIEKLKESGFIDDEKFAYLYAYDSLVIHYKGPYRIRYELRQLHVDEYVIEDAIKKVLEEVDVQEIIEKLTKGLDEHKKREKLYRHGFGGDW; translated from the coding sequence ATGCGGAAAAGGCGACAAAGTAAATACGAACTTCAAAGCAACAGAAACAACTTAGATAGTTTTGAGTCTCATAACGAGTGGGAAGACGAAAAAGGCTATCAAAATAGTAAACAGTTAAACAGAAGCTCAAAAAAGAGGGCTAAATCTGATCCTTTAAGCGTTGCTCTGAGATTCATCAAATTCAGAGCACGCTCCCAGTGGGAAGTAGAAAACAGGCTTAAAAAAGAAGGCTTTTCAGATGAGGTTATAAACCAAACAATAGAAAAGCTCAAAGAGAGTGGTTTTATAGACGATGAGAAGTTTGCGTATCTTTATGCTTACGATAGCTTGGTAATACATTACAAAGGTCCTTACAGGATACGCTATGAACTCAGGCAACTACATGTAGATGAATACGTAATAGAAGACGCAATAAAAAAAGTTCTTGAAGAAGTTGATGTTCAAGAGATTATCGAAAAACTGACAAAAGGATTAGATGAACACAAAAAGCGAGAAAAACTATACAGACATGGTTTTGGAGGTGATTGGTAA
- a CDS encoding homocysteine biosynthesis protein, which translates to MKLENLRSIEEINKKIARGEAVVLTAEEVVKLAKEEGIKKVAKKVDVVTTGTFAPMCSSGAFINFGHTMPPMRMEKIKLAGVEVYGGLAAVDGYIGATQESEFDKTFGGGHVIEMLIRGENLLLEAYGKGTDCYPGKYFRGYINKDMINDFFLFNPRNAYQNYAAATNSSDKTLYTYMGKLLPNYGNVNYSTSGELSPLLKDPKMLTIGIGTRIFLGGAVGYVAWYGTQFRTQVKESEHGVPLVPARTLALIGDAKKMEPKFVKGAYFKNYGVTLFVGVGVPIPILNEEIAYYVSLSNEELYTEIKDYSNLERPTVGVVSYAQLKSGKVEINGKKVRTTSLSSLEKAREIAHILKKWILTGNFFLTSPSVMLDEERMLKNLSKVEQIVPHLENEKVEYVKGVFNPKDKLNEHKECVNCGACVSVCNQEALYWDGDKVKFDESKCVYCMLCTDTCPVGLKLPDEKSETKFEMPY; encoded by the coding sequence ATGAAGTTGGAAAACTTAAGAAGCATAGAGGAAATCAACAAGAAAATTGCCAGGGGAGAAGCGGTTGTTCTTACAGCTGAAGAAGTTGTAAAACTCGCTAAAGAAGAAGGTATCAAGAAAGTTGCAAAAAAAGTTGATGTCGTGACCACAGGAACATTTGCTCCTATGTGCTCCAGTGGGGCGTTTATAAACTTTGGTCACACGATGCCCCCTATGAGAATGGAAAAGATAAAGCTTGCTGGTGTTGAGGTTTACGGCGGACTAGCTGCTGTCGATGGATACATTGGTGCAACGCAAGAATCAGAGTTCGACAAAACGTTTGGTGGCGGGCACGTTATAGAGATGCTCATAAGAGGGGAAAACCTCTTGCTTGAAGCTTACGGAAAAGGTACAGATTGCTATCCGGGGAAGTATTTCAGAGGATATATCAACAAGGATATGATAAACGATTTCTTCCTATTCAATCCACGAAACGCTTATCAAAACTACGCTGCAGCTACAAATAGTTCTGATAAGACACTTTATACCTACATGGGTAAGTTGTTGCCAAATTACGGCAATGTGAATTATTCAACATCGGGAGAGCTCAGTCCGTTACTTAAAGACCCGAAAATGTTAACGATAGGTATTGGGACAAGAATATTCCTCGGAGGTGCGGTCGGATACGTTGCTTGGTATGGAACGCAGTTCAGAACGCAAGTAAAGGAAAGCGAACATGGTGTTCCTCTTGTTCCTGCACGCACGCTTGCACTGATTGGTGATGCTAAGAAAATGGAACCAAAATTTGTAAAAGGAGCATACTTTAAAAACTACGGAGTGACACTATTTGTTGGTGTTGGTGTCCCGATACCAATCTTAAACGAAGAAATAGCCTACTATGTAAGTCTTTCTAACGAAGAGCTCTACACAGAGATAAAAGATTATTCTAATCTGGAAAGACCTACTGTTGGTGTGGTAAGTTACGCACAACTAAAGTCAGGTAAGGTTGAAATAAACGGTAAAAAGGTAAGAACCACATCACTTTCGAGTTTAGAAAAAGCCAGAGAGATAGCCCATATTCTCAAAAAATGGATACTAACAGGCAACTTCTTTTTGACGAGTCCATCGGTAATGCTTGATGAAGAACGAATGCTGAAAAACCTTTCAAAAGTTGAGCAGATTGTTCCTCACTTGGAAAATGAGAAAGTCGAATATGTTAAGGGTGTGTTTAATCCAAAAGATAAACTGAACGAACACAAAGAATGTGTCAATTGTGGTGCCTGTGTTTCGGTATGTAACCAAGAAGCACTATATTGGGATGGAGATAAGGTGAAATTTGATGAGTCAAAGTGCGTATATTGTATGTTGTGTACCGATACATGTCCTGTTGGACTGAAATTACCGGATGAAAAGTCAGAGACAAAATTTGAAATGCCTTATTGA
- a CDS encoding DUF4416 family protein: MGKVRIVEPVNLVIFIFSAQLDYWLETVKPDLISLFGPIDYISPELDFEKYTLYYNEEMGSGITGRLISFERLIHPSLLASIKIKTNELELKHAVDGKRRFNLDPGYIHHMQFVLATTKMWPHRIYIGQGIYAEPTLMYINGAWKDYDFTYPNYKEEVYKFELSKIRDLYLEKRKKYLQNFVKSEKRVR, encoded by the coding sequence ATGGGAAAAGTGAGAATTGTTGAGCCGGTGAATTTAGTGATATTTATTTTTTCGGCACAGTTAGATTATTGGCTTGAAACTGTGAAACCTGATTTGATATCTCTTTTTGGACCAATAGATTATATCAGTCCAGAGCTAGATTTTGAAAAGTACACACTTTATTACAACGAAGAAATGGGGTCTGGAATAACAGGAAGGTTAATTAGTTTTGAAAGGTTGATTCATCCGTCGCTGTTAGCTTCGATAAAGATTAAGACAAACGAATTGGAGTTAAAGCATGCGGTAGATGGCAAAAGACGGTTCAACCTTGACCCTGGATATATACACCACATGCAGTTCGTATTGGCTACAACAAAGATGTGGCCCCACAGGATATATATAGGGCAAGGCATATATGCAGAACCAACGTTGATGTATATAAATGGAGCCTGGAAAGATTACGATTTTACTTATCCAAATTACAAAGAAGAAGTCTATAAATTTGAACTTTCGAAAATCAGAGACCTGTACCTTGAAAAAAGGAAGAAGTATCTGCAAAATTTTGTGAAAAGTGAAAAGCGTGTTAGGTGA
- a CDS encoding adenylosuccinate synthase: MKVACYGLQWGDEGKGKVTTYLSKDFDYVVRYSGGSNAGHTVEYGEFKLVHHLVPSFDVRTKAKGYIANGVVVDLKVLNDEVEELKKIGFDISSRLKISSLTHIVLPVHKMLDEKLELSKGSKAVGTTKRGIGPAYADKVHRIGLRLVDLKEKELALEKLRFVSELYKNLYSIEWDDYDCIFEEYEKLKDKIVSPLEIRFELNNSNVLFEGTQGVLLDVDMGSYPYVTGTYCNVTGVETGLGYPIKIDKRIGVFKAYLTRVGEGPFPTELFGKEADELRKAGKEYGATTGRPRRCGWLDLPLLRYAIEISNCDEMIMTKADVLAGMEKIKVAVNYRTSEHGKVIDMPYDLGLISNVHAEYVEFDGWKSLDDKNFEKFVKFIESETGKKITYISTGALISDIVRVS; the protein is encoded by the coding sequence ATGAAAGTGGCATGCTACGGTCTTCAGTGGGGGGACGAAGGAAAAGGAAAGGTAACGACGTACCTTTCCAAGGATTTTGATTACGTTGTTCGGTACAGTGGAGGTAGTAACGCTGGGCACACAGTTGAGTACGGTGAATTCAAGTTGGTCCATCACTTGGTACCTTCGTTTGACGTAAGAACAAAGGCAAAAGGATATATTGCAAACGGTGTCGTTGTGGATTTGAAGGTCTTGAACGACGAAGTGGAAGAACTAAAAAAGATAGGATTTGATATCTCAAGTAGGCTGAAAATCTCCAGTCTAACTCATATTGTTTTGCCTGTTCACAAAATGCTTGACGAAAAGCTTGAACTTTCAAAAGGAAGTAAGGCTGTTGGAACAACAAAAAGAGGAATTGGACCTGCATATGCCGACAAGGTGCACAGGATAGGATTGAGGCTGGTAGACCTAAAAGAAAAAGAACTGGCTCTTGAAAAATTGCGTTTTGTGAGCGAGCTATATAAAAATCTCTACTCGATAGAATGGGACGATTACGATTGCATCTTTGAAGAATACGAGAAACTCAAAGACAAGATTGTTTCTCCACTCGAAATCAGGTTTGAACTAAATAATTCAAACGTTCTGTTTGAAGGAACTCAAGGAGTTTTGCTTGATGTTGATATGGGTAGCTATCCTTACGTTACCGGAACATACTGCAATGTTACAGGTGTTGAAACAGGTTTGGGCTATCCTATAAAAATCGATAAGCGTATAGGTGTTTTTAAAGCATACCTGACAAGGGTTGGTGAAGGTCCGTTTCCAACTGAATTATTTGGTAAGGAAGCAGACGAGCTCAGAAAAGCTGGGAAAGAATATGGAGCAACGACTGGTAGACCAAGACGATGTGGATGGCTCGATTTACCACTTCTCAGATACGCAATTGAAATATCCAATTGTGACGAAATGATAATGACAAAAGCAGATGTTTTAGCTGGAATGGAAAAGATAAAGGTCGCTGTTAACTACAGAACAAGTGAGCATGGCAAGGTTATAGATATGCCTTATGATTTAGGCTTGATTTCCAATGTTCATGCTGAGTATGTGGAATTCGATGGTTGGAAAAGCTTAGACGACAAGAATTTTGAAAAATTTGTCAAGTTTATCGAATCAGAGACAGGCAAAAAGATAACTTACATATCCACAGGAGCCCTTATTAGCGATATTGTGAGGGTATCTTGA